The following proteins come from a genomic window of Streptomyces sp. GS7:
- a CDS encoding PadR family transcriptional regulator yields the protein MRLPLLALLVSGPAHGYELKRALEALLGVAYPSPNIGQIYVTLGRLEKAGLLEGEDVEQPDRPNKRIYRITAAGRETVDAWFEESTVEPRVRDEFFMKFALAPRTGTADRIALIDRQRRQYLKSMRALSRLAAAGNQGNRLAQLLIEGAMLHLQADLDWLERCQEELE from the coding sequence GTGCGGCTGCCACTCCTGGCGCTGCTGGTCAGCGGACCCGCACACGGATACGAACTCAAACGCGCCCTGGAGGCCCTGCTGGGCGTGGCCTACCCGTCGCCGAACATCGGTCAGATCTACGTCACCCTGGGCAGGCTGGAGAAGGCCGGTCTCCTCGAGGGGGAGGACGTCGAGCAGCCGGACCGCCCGAACAAGCGCATCTACCGCATCACCGCGGCGGGCCGGGAGACCGTGGACGCCTGGTTCGAGGAGTCCACCGTCGAGCCCCGAGTCCGCGACGAGTTCTTCATGAAGTTCGCCCTCGCCCCCCGTACCGGCACCGCCGACCGGATCGCCCTGATCGACAGGCAGCGCCGCCAGTACCTCAAGAGCATGCGCGCACTGTCCCGGCTCGCGGCGGCCGGGAACCAGGGCAACCGGCTCGCGCAGCTGCTGATAGAGGGCGCGATGCTCCACCTCCAGGCGGACCTCGACTGGCTGGAGCGCTGCCAGGAGGAGCTGGAATAG
- a CDS encoding Clp protease N-terminal domain-containing protein: MTNPDPMTNPVRLDDLIEAIKKAHTDALDQLSDAVIAADHLGDIADHLIGHFVDQARRSGASWTEIGKSMGVTKQAAQKRFVPKAVDLAEDLDPAQGFGRFTPRARKVVVAAQTEARTAGNAEIHREHLALGLLCEPEALATKAIAAQGVSPEALREAATAALPPAAETLPTLIPFDVPSRKALELTYREALRLGHNYIGTEHLLLALLEQEDGSGVLTGLGIDKAATESYVVQALAAIAAAIQEN; the protein is encoded by the coding sequence ATGACGAATCCAGACCCCATGACGAACCCCGTCCGGCTCGACGACCTGATCGAAGCCATCAAGAAGGCGCACACCGACGCACTCGACCAGCTCTCCGACGCGGTGATCGCCGCGGATCACCTCGGCGACATCGCCGACCACCTCATCGGCCACTTCGTGGACCAGGCGCGGCGCTCGGGCGCGTCCTGGACCGAGATCGGCAAGAGCATGGGCGTCACCAAGCAGGCCGCCCAGAAGCGCTTCGTGCCGAAGGCGGTGGACCTGGCGGAGGATCTCGATCCCGCACAGGGCTTCGGCCGCTTCACCCCCCGGGCCAGGAAGGTGGTGGTGGCGGCGCAGACCGAAGCCCGCACGGCGGGCAACGCCGAGATCCACCGCGAGCACCTCGCCCTCGGGCTCCTCTGCGAACCGGAAGCGCTCGCCACGAAGGCCATCGCGGCGCAGGGCGTGTCCCCGGAGGCGCTCCGCGAGGCCGCGACCGCGGCGCTGCCGCCCGCCGCGGAGACCCTCCCCACCCTCATCCCGTTCGACGTCCCCTCACGAAAGGCACTGGAACTCACCTACCGCGAGGCCCTGCGGCTGGGCCACAACTACATCGGCACCGAACACCTCCTGCTCGCGCTGCTGGAGCAGGAGGACGGCTCGGGCGTCCTCACCGGCCTGGGTATCGACAAGGCCGCCACCGAGTCGTACGTCGTCCAGGCGCTGGCCGCCATCGCCGCCGCCATCCAGGAGAATTGA
- a CDS encoding ATP-binding SpoIIE family protein phosphatase — protein MERGPLYGEERSGAAPRVPGRIPLAVVVVDAEGLISHWSSGARRLFGTGREEAVGALAVDLLPVTGALGAAEWDGRAAAHGPGLEALLGGGTSYPTAGRARMAAAPGPLDLLWWAYPLVGPGTERLLVLAADAGRLHGGSGGRGADGRPADQERFAPAFALHTDFPGAEELARRLPDILPSMSPRESARIVSQVLELGYPILEISQQERVPVTPDWGVPRRVERRDRLLRAARTAQDPLAAEAAAAELESDLEYAAVRERLEFLNEVSGRIGSSLDLARTVQEVSEAVVPRFTDVAGTYLREQVVAGEGFPDGPPDATTLWHRVAVEHNDEPGRWDDVVPVGESMPFPVHTPFFQCMTTGQPVLVPRISEETGNAIAAQFEKRDISPLINGRSLLVVPLKARNVVLGFMILLRHPARTEFDDMDRVTGAELAARAGLVLDNARMYTFQENVAETLQDSMLPQRAPRMAGCDTATRYLPGTRLGRVGGDWFDTIKLPGSRTALVVGDVMGHGLNSAAMMGQLRTAVQTMAAIDMPPAQLLRSLDDLAQRLGDGYLATCLYAVYDPIGQRLTLANAGHIPPVLVRAEDGRSELLRLPTGAPIGVGGVPFEAVTVPVAPGDRLVLCTDGLVEVRGEDIGVGLAALAESAAHPAASMDDACDAIIRALNVTDDRKDDVALLMARLNGIPPESVAEWRLRLDAREVGRARRLVGDQLVRWGLDPAVETAQLLVSEIVTNAVQHAHTQQVVLRLVHTDALLCEVSDDDHALPQLLNAGPGDAFGRGLRVVSRLAREWGTSRTAGGKTVWCEQSLPRGRRTAR, from the coding sequence ATGGAGCGTGGCCCGTTGTACGGCGAGGAGCGCTCCGGTGCGGCACCCCGGGTGCCCGGGCGGATTCCGCTCGCCGTCGTGGTGGTGGACGCGGAGGGTCTCATCTCCCACTGGAGCAGCGGCGCCCGCAGGCTCTTCGGCACCGGCCGCGAGGAGGCGGTGGGCGCCCTCGCCGTCGACCTGCTGCCCGTCACCGGCGCACTGGGCGCAGCGGAGTGGGACGGGCGTGCGGCGGCGCACGGGCCCGGCCTGGAGGCGTTGCTGGGCGGCGGCACGTCCTATCCGACGGCGGGCCGCGCCCGGATGGCCGCGGCGCCCGGCCCGCTCGATCTGCTCTGGTGGGCCTACCCCCTCGTCGGCCCCGGGACCGAGCGGCTGCTCGTCCTCGCCGCGGACGCCGGCCGGTTGCACGGCGGCAGCGGCGGGCGCGGGGCCGACGGCCGCCCCGCGGACCAGGAGCGGTTCGCGCCGGCGTTCGCACTGCACACCGACTTCCCCGGTGCCGAGGAGCTGGCCCGCCGGCTGCCCGACATCCTGCCGAGCATGAGCCCCCGGGAGAGCGCCCGGATCGTCTCCCAGGTGCTCGAACTGGGCTATCCGATACTGGAGATCAGCCAGCAGGAACGCGTCCCGGTGACGCCGGACTGGGGCGTACCGCGCCGGGTCGAGCGCCGGGACCGCCTGTTGCGCGCGGCCCGGACGGCACAGGACCCGCTGGCAGCCGAGGCGGCCGCCGCCGAGCTGGAGTCCGACCTCGAATACGCCGCGGTCCGTGAGCGGTTGGAGTTCCTCAACGAGGTCAGCGGGCGGATCGGCTCCTCGCTGGATCTCGCCCGGACGGTCCAGGAGGTCAGCGAGGCCGTCGTACCGCGCTTCACGGACGTCGCCGGCACGTATCTGCGCGAACAGGTCGTCGCCGGCGAGGGCTTCCCAGACGGGCCGCCGGACGCCACGACACTCTGGCACCGGGTCGCGGTCGAGCACAACGACGAGCCGGGGCGCTGGGACGACGTCGTACCGGTCGGCGAGTCGATGCCGTTCCCCGTGCACACCCCGTTCTTCCAGTGCATGACCACCGGGCAGCCGGTGCTGGTGCCGCGGATCAGCGAGGAGACGGGCAACGCCATCGCCGCGCAGTTCGAGAAGCGGGACATCAGTCCGCTGATCAACGGCCGGTCGCTGCTGGTCGTCCCGCTCAAGGCGCGCAACGTGGTCCTCGGCTTCATGATCCTGCTGCGGCACCCGGCGCGTACGGAGTTCGACGACATGGACCGGGTGACGGGCGCCGAACTCGCCGCCCGCGCCGGGCTCGTGCTGGACAACGCACGGATGTACACCTTCCAGGAGAACGTCGCCGAGACGCTCCAGGACAGCATGCTGCCGCAGCGCGCGCCCCGGATGGCCGGCTGCGACACCGCCACCCGCTATCTGCCCGGCACCCGCCTGGGCCGGGTCGGCGGCGACTGGTTCGACACCATCAAACTCCCCGGCTCGCGCACCGCGCTGGTGGTCGGCGACGTCATGGGCCACGGCCTCAACTCGGCCGCGATGATGGGACAGTTGCGGACCGCGGTGCAGACCATGGCGGCCATCGACATGCCGCCGGCCCAGCTGCTGCGCAGCCTCGACGACCTCGCCCAGCGGCTCGGCGACGGCTATCTGGCCACCTGCCTCTACGCCGTCTACGACCCGATCGGCCAGCGGCTGACGCTCGCCAACGCCGGGCACATCCCACCCGTCCTGGTGCGCGCCGAGGACGGCCGCAGCGAACTGCTCCGGCTGCCGACGGGCGCGCCGATCGGCGTCGGCGGGGTGCCGTTCGAGGCCGTCACGGTCCCGGTGGCACCCGGCGACCGGCTCGTCCTGTGCACCGACGGCCTGGTGGAGGTGCGCGGCGAGGACATCGGGGTGGGGCTGGCGGCGCTCGCGGAGTCCGCGGCGCATCCGGCCGCCTCCATGGACGACGCCTGCGACGCCATCATCCGGGCGCTGAACGTCACCGACGACCGCAAGGACGACGTGGCGCTGCTGATGGCCCGGCTCAACGGCATCCCGCCGGAGTCGGTCGCCGAATGGCGGCTGCGCCTGGACGCCCGGGAAGTCGGCCGGGCCCGGCGGCTGGTGGGCGACCAGCTCGTGCGGTGGGGCCTGGATCCGGCCGTCGAGACGGCGCAGCTGCTGGTCAGCGAGATCGTCACCAACGCCGTCCAGCACGCGCACACCCAGCAGGTGGTGCTGCGCCTGGTGCACACCGACGCCCTGCTGTGCGAGGTCTCGGACGACGACCACGCGCTGCCGCAGCTGCTGAACGCGGGCCCCGGCGACGCGTTCGGCCGCGGGCTGCGGGTGGTGAGCCGGCTGGCCCGGGAGTGGGGGACCAGCCGGACGGCCGGCGGCAAGACGGTGTGGTGCGAGCAGTCGCTGCCCCGGGGACGGCGTACCGCACGGTGA
- a CDS encoding glycoside hydrolase family 13 protein, producing the protein MLTATAQRGHPTATQDTAQRWWRDAVIYQVYVRSFRDTTGNGTGDLAGVRRGLPYLKKLGVDGMWLSPFFPSPQHDHGYDVADYRDVDPAYGDLNEFDRLVAEAHQLGLKVLLDIVPNHCSSEHPWFRAALEEAPGGPSRSLFHFADGRGEAGELPPNNWRAMFGGPAWSRITEADGTPGQWYLHMFTPEQPDLNWRNPDVAADFDKVLRFWLDRGVDGFRIDVAAGLYKHPELPDSPDPSADERTRDSVNPLAWNQPEVHQVWRDWRALCEEYTSVDGRDRLLVGEVSVRTPGEQAAYVRADELHQAFFFHLLTARWDVGLFRTVISDALTDIAGTGSTVTWVLNNHDQVRTVTRYAGEPGTPEGELGPARARAAALLMLALPGAAYVYQGEELGLPEVTDLPDEVLTDPIFHRTGSRQHIRDGCRVPLPWSGDAAPFGFSTGAEGEPWLPQPAGFAGHTMDRAVADTGSFWHLYREALQLRRGLPQLGEGTLRWLESPAQVLAFVRGDGLVCAINFGTEPVPAPVAGVPLLASGACPAGTLPGSTAAWWMDPTQQPGLP; encoded by the coding sequence ATGCTCACAGCCACCGCGCAACGCGGCCACCCGACCGCCACCCAGGACACGGCCCAGCGCTGGTGGCGCGATGCGGTCATCTACCAGGTCTACGTGCGCAGCTTCCGCGATACCACCGGCAACGGCACCGGCGACCTCGCCGGGGTCCGCAGGGGGCTCCCGTACCTCAAGAAGCTCGGCGTGGACGGTATGTGGCTCAGTCCGTTCTTCCCCTCCCCTCAGCACGACCACGGCTACGACGTCGCAGACTACCGCGACGTCGATCCGGCGTACGGCGATCTCAACGAGTTCGACCGCCTGGTGGCCGAGGCCCACCAGCTCGGCCTGAAGGTGCTGCTGGACATCGTCCCCAACCACTGCTCCAGCGAACACCCGTGGTTCCGGGCCGCGTTGGAGGAGGCTCCGGGCGGCCCGTCGCGGTCGCTCTTCCACTTCGCCGACGGGCGCGGGGAGGCCGGTGAACTGCCGCCCAACAACTGGCGCGCGATGTTCGGCGGCCCCGCCTGGTCCCGGATCACTGAGGCGGACGGCACCCCGGGCCAGTGGTACCTCCACATGTTCACCCCCGAGCAGCCCGATCTGAACTGGCGCAACCCCGACGTGGCCGCCGACTTCGACAAGGTGCTGCGCTTCTGGCTCGACCGGGGCGTGGACGGGTTCCGCATCGACGTGGCCGCCGGACTCTACAAGCACCCCGAACTCCCCGACTCCCCCGATCCGTCGGCCGACGAGCGCACCCGCGACTCGGTCAACCCGCTAGCCTGGAACCAGCCCGAGGTGCACCAGGTGTGGCGCGACTGGCGGGCGCTGTGCGAGGAGTACACCTCCGTGGACGGCCGGGACCGGCTCCTGGTCGGCGAGGTCTCGGTGCGCACTCCGGGCGAGCAGGCCGCGTACGTCCGGGCCGACGAGCTGCACCAGGCGTTCTTCTTCCACCTGCTGACCGCGCGGTGGGACGTCGGGCTCTTCCGCACGGTCATCTCCGATGCGCTGACCGACATCGCGGGCACCGGATCGACCGTCACCTGGGTGCTCAACAACCACGACCAGGTGCGCACCGTCACCCGTTACGCGGGCGAACCGGGCACCCCGGAAGGCGAGTTGGGCCCGGCGCGGGCCCGCGCCGCCGCGCTGCTGATGCTGGCCCTGCCCGGCGCGGCGTATGTCTACCAGGGCGAGGAGCTGGGCCTGCCCGAGGTCACCGACCTGCCGGACGAGGTGCTCACCGACCCGATCTTCCACCGCACGGGCAGCCGGCAGCACATCCGGGACGGGTGCCGGGTGCCGCTGCCGTGGTCCGGGGACGCGGCGCCGTTCGGCTTCAGTACGGGGGCCGAGGGCGAGCCGTGGCTGCCGCAGCCCGCCGGGTTCGCCGGGCACACCATGGACCGGGCGGTGGCCGACACCGGCTCCTTCTGGCACCTCTACCGCGAGGCGCTCCAGCTGCGCCGGGGCCTTCCGCAGCTCGGCGAGGGCACCCTGCGCTGGCTGGAGTCGCCGGCCCAGGTGCTGGCGTTCGTTCGCGGTGACGGCCTGGTGTGCGCGATCAACTTCGGCACGGAGCCGGTGCCCGCACCCGTGGCGGGCGTGCCGCTGCTGGCGAGCGGCGCCTGTCCCGCCGGGACACTCCCGGGGTCGACCGCCGCGTGGTGGATGGACCCGACACAGCAGCCGGGGCTGCCGTAG
- a CDS encoding M20/M25/M40 family metallo-hydrolase — MAENQRAEQSAGTAAGAVDQQALDEVVRFTSDLIRIDTSNAGDGACRERPAAEYVAERLADVGIEPVLLERSKGRTNVVARIEGTEPSADALLVHGHLDVVPAVPGDWRVHPFSGEVRDGVVWGRGAVDMKNMDAMMLAAVRQWARGGVRPRRDIVLAFTADEEASAEDGSGFLADHHAQLFEGCTEGISESGAFTFHAGGGMRIYPIAAGERGTAWLKLTAHGRAGHGSKINHANAVSRLASAVSRIGEHEWPVRLTPTVRAALRALVALHGVDVDVESPACDVDALLSKLGPSAKLVAPTVRNSANPTMLTAGYKVNVIPGSAVAYVDGRVVPGGEAEFRTTMDALTGPDVTWDYHHGEVALQAPVDSPTFAAMRASVERFDPQGRVVPYCMSGGTDAKQFSRLGIVGYGFSPLKLPEGFDYQALFHGVDERVPIEGLHFGVRVLDDFLRGA, encoded by the coding sequence ATGGCTGAGAATCAGCGGGCGGAACAGAGCGCGGGCACGGCCGCGGGAGCGGTCGACCAGCAGGCGCTGGACGAGGTGGTGCGGTTCACCTCCGATCTGATCCGTATCGACACGAGCAATGCCGGTGACGGTGCCTGCCGGGAGCGCCCGGCCGCCGAGTACGTCGCCGAGCGGCTGGCCGACGTGGGGATCGAACCGGTCCTGCTGGAGCGCAGCAAGGGGCGGACGAACGTCGTCGCCCGGATCGAGGGCACCGAACCCTCCGCCGATGCGCTGCTGGTGCACGGCCATCTGGACGTGGTGCCGGCCGTGCCCGGCGACTGGCGGGTGCACCCCTTCTCCGGGGAGGTCCGCGACGGTGTGGTCTGGGGCCGGGGCGCCGTCGACATGAAGAACATGGACGCGATGATGCTCGCCGCCGTCCGGCAGTGGGCGCGCGGCGGGGTGCGGCCACGGCGCGACATCGTGCTGGCGTTCACCGCCGACGAGGAGGCCAGCGCCGAGGACGGATCGGGATTCCTCGCCGACCATCACGCCCAGCTCTTCGAGGGCTGCACCGAGGGCATCAGCGAATCCGGCGCGTTCACCTTCCACGCCGGCGGCGGGATGCGGATCTATCCGATCGCGGCGGGGGAGCGCGGCACGGCCTGGCTGAAGCTGACCGCCCATGGCCGCGCCGGGCACGGCTCGAAGATCAACCATGCCAACGCCGTCAGTCGCCTGGCCTCCGCGGTGTCGCGGATCGGCGAGCACGAGTGGCCGGTGCGGCTCACCCCGACCGTCCGGGCCGCGCTGCGGGCGCTCGTCGCGCTGCACGGCGTGGACGTCGACGTCGAGAGCCCCGCATGCGACGTCGACGCGCTGCTGAGCAAGCTCGGGCCGTCCGCCAAGCTGGTCGCGCCGACGGTCCGCAACAGTGCCAACCCGACGATGCTGACGGCCGGTTACAAGGTCAACGTGATCCCGGGATCCGCCGTCGCCTATGTGGACGGCAGGGTCGTCCCGGGCGGCGAGGCGGAGTTCCGTACGACCATGGACGCGCTCACCGGACCCGACGTGACGTGGGACTACCACCACGGCGAGGTCGCGTTGCAGGCGCCGGTCGACTCCCCGACGTTCGCCGCGATGCGCGCGTCGGTCGAGCGCTTCGACCCGCAGGGCCGCGTCGTGCCGTACTGCATGTCCGGCGGCACGGACGCCAAGCAGTTCTCCCGGCTGGGCATCGTCGGCTACGGCTTCTCGCCGCTGAAGCTGCCCGAAGGCTTCGACTACCAGGCGCTGTTCCACGGCGTGGATGAACGCGTACCGATAGAGGGCCTGCACTTCGGCGTCCGGGTGCTCGATGACTTTCTGCGCGGCGCTTAG
- a CDS encoding class I SAM-dependent methyltransferase: protein MSASSHDLQAWESFWRAAPAGAGAVFWDADPSLTAQLHLPLFDGHFDAGLPLVDLGCGNGTQTRYLAGRYRRALGVDLSAAAVEHARADDADGVAEYRRLDAADGAAVRALHAELGDANVYLRGVLHQCTPEDRSRIVANLAVLLGARGRIFAVEPAEASKGILMALARGPAGPPGKLRAILAHGIAPGEMADSEVPELLRSQGLPVAASGRLPLTTTEYRADGTRIELPTNWVVAGAG, encoded by the coding sequence ATGAGTGCTTCGAGCCACGATCTCCAGGCATGGGAAAGCTTCTGGCGCGCAGCCCCGGCCGGCGCCGGCGCGGTCTTCTGGGACGCCGATCCGTCCCTGACCGCACAGCTCCATCTCCCGTTGTTCGACGGCCACTTCGATGCCGGACTGCCGCTGGTCGACCTGGGCTGCGGCAACGGCACCCAGACCCGCTACCTGGCCGGCCGCTACCGGCGGGCCCTGGGCGTGGACCTCTCCGCCGCGGCCGTCGAGCATGCCCGAGCCGATGACGCCGACGGCGTGGCCGAGTACCGCCGGCTCGATGCCGCGGACGGCGCGGCCGTGCGGGCGCTGCACGCCGAGCTGGGCGACGCCAACGTCTATCTGCGGGGCGTGCTGCACCAGTGCACACCCGAGGACCGCTCCCGGATCGTGGCGAACCTCGCGGTGCTGCTGGGCGCCCGCGGCCGGATCTTCGCCGTCGAACCGGCCGAGGCGTCGAAGGGGATCCTGATGGCGCTGGCACGGGGCCCGGCCGGACCGCCCGGCAAGCTGCGGGCGATCCTGGCGCACGGCATCGCGCCCGGGGAGATGGCCGACTCCGAGGTGCCCGAGCTGCTGCGGTCGCAGGGGCTGCCGGTCGCCGCGTCCGGGCGGCTGCCGCTGACGACGACCGAGTACCGGGCGGACGGCACCCGGATCGAGCTGCCGACCAACTGGGTGGTGGCGGGGGCCGGTTGA
- a CDS encoding M55 family metallopeptidase — protein MKILISADMEGATGVTWPADVLPGTPQWERCRQMFTSDVNAAVAGFFDGGADEVLVNEAHWSMRNLLLERLDRRAEMLTGRHKSLSMVEGVQHGDVDGIAFVGYHTGAGTEGVLAHTYLANTLTGVWVDGVRASEGRLNSLVVAEYGVPVVLVTGDDRTCQDALGYAPRAPGVAVKDYVSRYAAVCRPPARTAAEIRAAACKGAALAVRHDPVRAGPFRFELEFDAEHLVGAATCVPGVERCGERRVAYTGQNMYEAIRCFKAVTTVVSSAVEEQYG, from the coding sequence GTGAAGATCCTGATCTCCGCGGACATGGAGGGTGCCACGGGCGTGACGTGGCCCGCCGACGTGCTGCCGGGCACGCCGCAGTGGGAGCGCTGCCGCCAGATGTTCACCTCCGATGTGAACGCGGCCGTCGCCGGGTTCTTCGACGGCGGGGCGGATGAGGTCCTCGTCAATGAGGCCCACTGGTCGATGCGCAATCTGCTGCTGGAGCGGCTCGACCGGCGGGCGGAGATGCTGACGGGGCGTCATAAGTCGCTCAGCATGGTGGAGGGGGTGCAGCACGGAGACGTCGACGGGATCGCCTTCGTCGGGTACCACACGGGCGCCGGTACGGAAGGCGTGCTGGCGCACACGTATCTCGCCAACACGCTGACGGGTGTCTGGGTCGACGGGGTGCGGGCGAGCGAGGGCCGTCTCAACTCCCTTGTGGTGGCCGAGTACGGCGTGCCGGTGGTGCTGGTGACCGGTGACGACCGGACATGCCAGGACGCGCTGGGGTACGCCCCGCGGGCGCCGGGGGTGGCGGTGAAGGACTATGTGTCGCGCTATGCGGCGGTCTGCCGCCCGCCGGCCCGTACGGCGGCCGAGATCCGGGCCGCGGCCTGCAAGGGCGCGGCGCTCGCGGTGCGTCACGATCCGGTCCGGGCAGGCCCGTTCCGGTTCGAGTTGGAGTTCGACGCGGAGCACCTCGTGGGTGCGGCTACGTGCGTGCCCGGCGTGGAGCGCTGCGGGGAGCGCCGGGTCGCGTATACCGGTCAGAACATGTACGAAGCCATCCGGTGTTTCAAGGCGGTCACCACGGTCGTCTCGTCCGCCGTGGAGGAACAATATGGCTGA
- a CDS encoding RNA-guided endonuclease InsQ/TnpB family protein, translated as MQLRYSFRLYPNGPQRFALARAFGCARVVYNDALRARETARAGGEAFPKTGDLSKLLITEAKKTEERAWLGEVSAVVLQQSLRDLDTAYKNFFDGLKGKRPLMGAPRFKSRKDNRQTVRFTANARWKITTGGDLALPKIGDVRVKWSRALPSVPSTVTVVKDAGGRYFASFVVETDIEELPETDAVVGIDLGLSHFVILSDGTKIEAPRFLRRAEKKLKKAQQNLGRKAKGSNNRTKARIKVARAHGRVADARREFLPQALNCVRAGETPIQLSSKIIRENQAVAVEDLTVKGLARTGLAKSVHDAGWSQFVAFLEYKAVRYGRGFHRIGRFEPTSQVCSTCGVKDGPKPLNVREWTCGACGAVLDRDINAAVNVAKAAGLAVSACGAQVRRAFVPAQRGEAGTHRDGQPTVVGIPAH; from the coding sequence ATGCAGCTTCGGTACTCCTTCCGCCTCTACCCGAACGGGCCCCAGCGTTTTGCGCTGGCCCGTGCGTTCGGGTGTGCGCGGGTGGTCTACAACGACGCCCTTCGGGCCCGTGAGACCGCCCGCGCAGGCGGTGAGGCGTTCCCGAAGACCGGGGACCTGTCGAAGCTGCTGATCACCGAGGCGAAGAAGACCGAAGAACGGGCCTGGCTCGGCGAGGTCTCGGCCGTCGTCCTGCAACAGTCCCTTCGGGACCTGGACACGGCATACAAGAACTTCTTCGACGGTTTGAAGGGCAAGCGCCCGCTCATGGGCGCACCCCGGTTCAAGAGCCGCAAGGACAACCGGCAGACTGTCCGGTTCACCGCCAACGCCCGCTGGAAGATCACGACCGGCGGCGACCTGGCATTGCCGAAGATCGGCGATGTGCGGGTGAAGTGGTCCCGCGCACTGCCTTCGGTGCCGTCCACGGTGACCGTGGTCAAGGACGCGGGCGGCCGGTATTTCGCCTCCTTCGTGGTCGAGACCGACATCGAGGAACTGCCCGAGACGGACGCCGTGGTCGGCATCGACCTGGGCCTGTCCCACTTTGTGATCCTCTCGGACGGCACGAAGATCGAAGCCCCGCGTTTCCTGCGCCGGGCCGAGAAGAAGCTGAAGAAGGCGCAGCAGAACCTGGGTCGGAAGGCCAAGGGCAGCAACAACCGGACCAAGGCCCGTATCAAGGTCGCGCGCGCCCATGGACGGGTGGCCGATGCGCGGCGCGAGTTCCTTCCCCAAGCTCTCAACTGCGTTCGAGCAGGGGAGACCCCAATCCAGCTCTCATCGAAGATCATCCGCGAGAACCAAGCGGTTGCCGTTGAGGACCTGACGGTCAAGGGACTCGCCCGAACGGGCCTGGCCAAGTCCGTGCACGATGCGGGCTGGTCCCAGTTCGTAGCGTTCCTGGAGTACAAGGCCGTGCGATACGGGCGCGGCTTCCACCGCATCGGACGCTTCGAGCCCACCTCCCAGGTCTGCTCGACCTGCGGCGTCAAGGACGGCCCCAAGCCGTTGAACGTCCGTGAGTGGACGTGTGGAGCTTGCGGGGCCGTCCTGGACCGGGACATCAATGCGGCGGTCAACGTCGCCAAGGCCGCCGGACTGGCGGTATCAGCCTGTGGAGCGCAGGTAAGACGGGCATTCGTGCCCGCGCAGCGCGGTGAAGCAGGAACCCACCGAGACGGTCAGCCGACCGTGGTAGGAATCCCCGCCCATTAG